In Candidatus Defluviilinea proxima, a single genomic region encodes these proteins:
- the radA gene encoding DNA repair protein RadA has translation MAKTQTRYVCQECGRVAASYMGKCPQCGSFNSMVEEVVHDESAQKTKTVRGLTGRSVPRPIGDVSSDSEDRIHLPIGEFARVLGGGIVPGSIVLIGGDPGIGKSTLMLQMAMEMAASKRVLYVSGEESERQIKMRATRLVGAQRDDQPPKSSKGSAVPLPANLLLVTETNLEVILNHVNETKPDLLIVDSIQTVYLSELDSSAGSVSQVRESSSHLRELAKTSGVSVFIIGHVTKEGAIAGPRVLEHIVDTVLYLEGDRFQAYRLLRSVKNRFGATAEVGVFEMREGGLVEVTNPSEAFLAERMINAAGSSIAVTMEGTRPILVEVQGLTSPTQFGNARRTANGVDFNRLLLISAVLTRRAGFKLGEQDIFVNVVGGLQIDEPAADLAIAAAIASSWKDVPVRAEAVLIGEIGLAGELRMPSQMPARLKEASKLGFKTAIVPKAIRKGEGYPKGIEIIEVRSIHDALNAALKSSEPSKPPRKMA, from the coding sequence ATGGCAAAAACACAAACACGATATGTCTGTCAGGAATGCGGACGCGTTGCCGCTTCATACATGGGAAAATGCCCTCAATGCGGATCGTTTAACAGCATGGTGGAGGAAGTTGTCCACGATGAATCAGCGCAGAAGACAAAAACGGTTCGCGGACTTACGGGCCGGTCTGTTCCCCGTCCGATCGGCGATGTCTCCTCTGATAGCGAAGACCGCATTCATTTGCCCATCGGCGAATTCGCGCGCGTGCTTGGTGGTGGCATCGTGCCGGGTTCCATTGTCTTGATTGGTGGTGATCCTGGTATAGGCAAGTCCACGTTGATGTTGCAGATGGCGATGGAGATGGCGGCCTCTAAACGCGTGTTGTATGTTTCTGGTGAAGAATCAGAACGACAGATCAAGATGCGCGCGACACGTCTCGTAGGGGCACAGCGAGATGATCAACCGCCCAAATCATCAAAGGGTTCCGCTGTGCCCCTGCCAGCGAACCTTTTGCTCGTTACTGAAACCAACCTCGAAGTTATTCTCAACCACGTCAATGAGACCAAACCAGATCTGTTAATTGTTGACTCCATTCAAACAGTCTATCTCTCTGAGTTGGATTCGTCCGCGGGATCCGTTTCACAGGTGCGTGAAAGTTCATCGCATTTGCGTGAACTAGCCAAGACCAGTGGCGTTTCTGTCTTTATCATCGGGCATGTCACAAAAGAAGGTGCAATTGCTGGTCCACGTGTGTTGGAACACATCGTGGACACTGTCCTTTACCTCGAAGGTGACCGCTTCCAGGCGTATCGTTTGTTGCGCTCGGTCAAGAATCGTTTTGGCGCCACAGCTGAAGTCGGTGTGTTCGAAATGCGCGAAGGCGGCCTCGTCGAAGTGACGAATCCATCGGAAGCATTTTTAGCAGAGCGCATGATCAATGCCGCAGGTTCCTCCATTGCAGTGACAATGGAAGGCACACGGCCAATCCTTGTCGAAGTGCAGGGGCTCACATCCCCGACTCAATTCGGCAATGCACGTCGCACCGCCAACGGCGTGGACTTCAACCGTCTCTTGTTGATCTCAGCTGTGCTCACGCGCCGTGCAGGATTTAAACTTGGCGAACAGGATATCTTCGTCAACGTGGTGGGTGGTTTGCAAATTGACGAGCCCGCCGCCGACCTTGCCATCGCCGCCGCCATCGCCTCCTCGTGGAAGGATGTCCCGGTGCGGGCGGAAGCGGTGTTGATCGGTGAGATTGGTCTTGCAGGTGAATTGCGTATGCCAAGTCAAATGCCTGCCCGTTTGAAAGAAGCGTCCAAGCTTGGCTTCAAAACAGCCATTGTCCCCAAAGCGATTCGTAAAGGCGAAGGCTACCCTAAAGGGATCGAGATCATCGAAGTGCGGTCCATTCATGATGCTTTAAATGCGGCGCTCAAATCGTCCGAGCCGTCGAAACCTCCTAGAAAAATGGCGTAA
- a CDS encoding tRNA-dihydrouridine synthase family protein, with protein sequence MNKIFVILLVSMIETRTPNFVVRDVPIYGDTILAPMDGYSDWPFRSICRALGSAMSYTEFVKVEKILSRSKEPAKRLYFEEAERPITFQIYGDNPELLLKAALKIAPLNPDIIDINMGCPAKSIADRGAGVGMMPTPEKIARTFKLLTSALKVPVTGKIRLGWDRNKNYKLIARIVEEEGGSLIAVHGRTKEQRYSGNADWDAIAEVKSLVKIPVIGSGDVRTVADIQRMKQHTNCDGVMIGRAAIANPWIFMRMDREQVPAELLKQTVHEHLQKSVQFYGEEDGQRLFRKYAVQYLLLKTLDRDSRKEILKERPTGEFLELLNQVYAMTA encoded by the coding sequence TTGAATAAAATCTTTGTTATACTTCTCGTCTCTATGATCGAAACTCGGACTCCTAACTTCGTTGTGCGTGATGTTCCCATCTATGGGGATACGATTCTCGCGCCTATGGATGGCTACTCGGACTGGCCTTTCCGTTCCATTTGCCGTGCGCTGGGTTCGGCGATGAGTTATACCGAGTTCGTCAAAGTGGAAAAGATCCTTAGCCGTTCAAAGGAACCCGCCAAGCGACTGTATTTCGAAGAAGCGGAACGCCCTATCACGTTTCAAATTTACGGCGATAACCCTGAATTATTGCTCAAGGCTGCGTTGAAGATCGCGCCGTTGAATCCCGACATTATTGATATCAACATGGGATGCCCCGCTAAATCCATTGCGGACCGGGGTGCGGGTGTAGGGATGATGCCAACGCCGGAAAAGATCGCGCGCACGTTCAAGTTGCTCACGTCCGCGTTGAAGGTGCCGGTCACCGGCAAGATCCGTTTGGGATGGGATCGAAACAAGAATTACAAGTTGATCGCCCGCATCGTGGAAGAGGAAGGTGGTTCACTGATCGCGGTGCATGGTCGTACCAAGGAACAACGTTACAGTGGTAATGCGGATTGGGACGCGATTGCCGAAGTGAAGTCATTGGTCAAGATTCCAGTGATCGGTTCTGGCGATGTACGAACCGTCGCAGATATCCAGCGCATGAAACAGCATACGAACTGTGACGGCGTCATGATTGGTCGCGCCGCTATCGCCAATCCGTGGATATTCATGCGTATGGATCGTGAACAAGTCCCTGCTGAGTTGTTGAAGCAAACCGTCCATGAACATTTGCAAAAGAGCGTTCAGTTCTATGGCGAGGAAGACGGCCAACGTCTCTTCCGTAAGTATGCTGTGCAATATCTTTTGTTGAAAACGCTCGACCGCGACTCGCGCAAGGAAATCTTGAAGGAACGTCCTACGGGGGAATTTTTGGAGTTGCTGAATCAAGTCTACGCAATGACAGCATGA